One window from the genome of Trabulsiella odontotermitis encodes:
- a CDS encoding nucleoside permease encodes MKTTVKLSFMMFVEWFIWGAWFVPLWLWLSKNGFSAGEIGWSYACTAIAAILSPILVGSLTDRFFPAQKVLAVLMFAGAILMYFAAQQTTFAGFFPLLLAYSLTYMPTIALTNSIAFSNVPDVERDFPRIRVMGTIGWIGSGLVCGFLPEMLGYADISPTSIPLLITAGSSALLGVFAFFLPDTPPKSTGKMSLKVMLGLDALILLRDKNFLVFFFCSFLFAMPLAFYYIFANGYLSEVGMKNATGWMTLGQFSEIFFMLALPFFTKRFGIKKVLLLGLITAAIRYAFFIYGGADHYFTYALLFLGILLHGVSYDFYYVTAYIYVDKKAPVTMRNAAQGLITLCCQGFGSLLGYRLGGVMMEKMFAYKEPVNGLTFNWAGMWTFGAVMIAVIAVLFMLLFRESDREITAIKVKEDNRDIALTQGEVK; translated from the coding sequence ATGAAAACTACAGTAAAGCTGTCGTTCATGATGTTTGTTGAATGGTTTATCTGGGGCGCCTGGTTTGTACCGCTGTGGCTGTGGCTGAGTAAAAACGGGTTCAGTGCGGGTGAAATTGGCTGGTCTTATGCCTGTACGGCGATTGCGGCAATCCTGTCGCCAATCCTCGTCGGCTCGCTGACCGACCGCTTTTTCCCGGCGCAAAAAGTGCTGGCCGTACTGATGTTTGCCGGGGCGATCCTGATGTATTTCGCCGCGCAGCAAACCACTTTTGCAGGCTTTTTCCCGCTGCTGCTCGCCTACTCGCTGACTTATATGCCGACGATAGCCCTGACCAACAGCATCGCCTTTTCTAACGTCCCGGACGTCGAGCGTGATTTTCCGCGCATTCGCGTCATGGGTACCATTGGCTGGATTGGCTCCGGTCTGGTGTGCGGCTTCCTGCCTGAAATGCTGGGCTACGCCGATATCTCGCCGACCAGCATTCCGCTGCTGATCACCGCCGGCAGTTCGGCGCTGCTGGGGGTATTCGCCTTTTTCCTGCCGGATACGCCGCCGAAGAGCACCGGCAAAATGAGCCTGAAAGTGATGCTGGGGCTTGATGCGCTAATTCTGTTGCGCGACAAGAACTTCCTGGTCTTCTTTTTCTGCTCTTTCCTGTTCGCGATGCCGCTGGCGTTCTACTACATCTTCGCCAACGGTTATCTCTCCGAAGTGGGGATGAAAAACGCCACCGGCTGGATGACGCTCGGTCAGTTCTCCGAAATCTTTTTCATGCTGGCGCTGCCTTTCTTTACCAAACGCTTTGGTATCAAAAAGGTATTATTGCTTGGTCTTATCACTGCGGCGATCCGCTACGCGTTCTTTATCTACGGTGGCGCGGACCATTACTTCACTTACGCCCTGCTGTTCCTCGGCATTCTGCTGCACGGTGTGAGCTATGACTTCTACTACGTCACCGCCTATATCTACGTTGATAAAAAAGCGCCGGTGACCATGCGTAACGCCGCGCAGGGGTTGATTACCCTCTGCTGTCAGGGGTTCGGCAGCCTGCTTGGTTACCGCCTGGGCGGTGTGATGATGGAGAAAATGTTCGCCTATAAAGAACCGGTGAATGGACTGACCTTTAACTGGGCGGGCATGTGGACCTTCGGCGCGGTGATGATTGCCGTGATTGCAGTCCTGTTTATGTTGCTGTTCCGCGAGTCTGATAGAGAAATCACTGCCATTAAAGTGAAAGAAGACAACCGCGATATTGCGTTAACACAAGGGGAAGTTAAATGA
- a CDS encoding ADP-ribosylglycohydrolase family protein, giving the protein MKYERILGALYGQAVGDAMGMPSELWPRSRVKAHFGWIDRFLPGPAENSAACYFKRAEFTDDTSMALCLADALLECEGQIDRDVIGRHILAWAERFDAFNKNVLGPTSKIALRAIRDGQPVSALENNGVTNGAAMRVSPLGCMLPTADLDRFIDDIALASSPTHKSDLAIAGAVVVAWAISRAIDGERWGNIVEALPAIARHAQERRVTTFSASLAARLELALKTVREANGVESASEQLYQLVGAGTSTIESVPCAIAMVELAQTDPNRCAVLCANLGGDTDTIGAMATAICGALQGIDAIDPVLKAELDSVNHLDFTRYASALRGYRQQREAL; this is encoded by the coding sequence ATGAAATACGAGCGTATTCTCGGTGCCTTATATGGCCAGGCGGTAGGGGATGCGATGGGTATGCCATCGGAACTGTGGCCGCGTTCAAGGGTGAAAGCGCATTTCGGCTGGATCGACCGCTTTCTCCCCGGGCCTGCGGAAAACAGCGCCGCCTGCTATTTCAAACGTGCTGAGTTTACCGACGACACCTCCATGGCGCTGTGTCTTGCTGATGCGCTACTGGAGTGTGAAGGTCAAATCGATCGGGATGTGATTGGCCGTCACATCCTGGCGTGGGCCGAACGTTTTGATGCATTCAATAAAAACGTGCTCGGCCCGACGTCGAAGATTGCGTTACGCGCCATTCGCGACGGCCAGCCGGTCAGCGCACTGGAGAACAACGGCGTCACCAATGGCGCCGCAATGCGCGTTTCGCCGCTGGGCTGCATGTTGCCGACGGCAGATCTGGATCGCTTTATTGATGATATCGCCCTCGCCTCCAGCCCGACGCATAAGTCTGATCTGGCGATTGCCGGTGCGGTGGTGGTGGCGTGGGCGATTTCCCGCGCCATCGACGGCGAACGCTGGGGAAACATTGTCGAAGCGTTGCCTGCTATCGCCCGTCATGCGCAGGAAAGACGCGTCACCACCTTCAGCGCCTCGCTGGCGGCACGGCTGGAGCTGGCGCTGAAAACAGTACGTGAGGCCAATGGCGTGGAGTCTGCCAGCGAGCAGCTTTATCAGCTCGTCGGTGCAGGCACCAGCACCATTGAATCGGTACCCTGCGCCATTGCCATGGTGGAGCTGGCGCAGACCGATCCCAACCGTTGCGCGGTACTGTGCGCCAACCTCGGCGGTGATACCGACACCATCGGCGCGATGGCCACCGCCATCTGCGGTGCGTTGCAGGGGATTGACGCCATCGACCCGGTGCTGAAAGCGGAGCTGGACAGCGTAAACCATCTGGATTTCACCCGCTATGCCAGCGCGTTGCGGGGGTATCGTCAACAGCGGGAGGCGCTATGA
- a CDS encoding PfkB family carbohydrate kinase, which translates to MKGSGLADKLRTLEQQRPVTVIGAAVIDVIADAYALPWRGCDIELKQQGVNIGGCALNIAVALKRLGISACNALPLGQGVWAEIIRNNLAREGLVSAIDNATGDNGWCLALVEPDGERTFMSFSGVENEWVPAWLEALPVQDGGLVYLSGYQLASPCGELLVNWLENTAGMTTLIDFGPRIADIPPALMARIMACKPLVSLNRQEAEIIAEIADLPAETSAFGPAWLARYGAPVIIRQDKDGAWYFTPEAQGHVAAFPVDVVDTIGAGDSHAGGVLAGLAAGWALPDAVRLGNAVASWVVGHRGGNCAPWREELLLAHENV; encoded by the coding sequence ATGAAGGGATCAGGGCTGGCCGATAAACTCAGAACGCTGGAACAACAGCGCCCGGTCACGGTGATTGGCGCGGCGGTGATTGACGTTATCGCCGATGCCTACGCCCTGCCCTGGCGCGGCTGCGACATCGAGCTTAAGCAGCAGGGAGTGAATATCGGCGGCTGCGCGTTAAACATTGCCGTAGCGCTGAAACGACTGGGGATCAGCGCCTGCAATGCGCTGCCGCTCGGCCAGGGCGTGTGGGCCGAAATCATTCGCAATAACCTGGCGCGTGAAGGGCTGGTCAGTGCTATCGATAACGCCACCGGCGACAACGGCTGGTGCCTGGCGCTGGTCGAACCTGATGGCGAACGGACGTTTATGTCATTCAGCGGTGTGGAAAACGAATGGGTTCCGGCATGGCTGGAGGCGTTACCGGTGCAGGATGGCGGGCTGGTTTATCTCTCCGGCTATCAACTGGCGTCGCCGTGCGGCGAGCTGCTGGTCAACTGGCTGGAGAACACCGCGGGCATGACGACGCTCATCGACTTCGGTCCGCGGATTGCAGACATTCCTCCGGCGCTGATGGCGCGTATTATGGCCTGTAAACCGCTGGTTTCGCTCAATCGCCAGGAAGCGGAAATCATTGCTGAAATTGCGGATTTACCGGCGGAGACCAGCGCCTTCGGTCCGGCCTGGCTTGCCCGCTATGGCGCGCCGGTAATTATTCGTCAGGACAAAGATGGCGCCTGGTATTTCACACCGGAGGCGCAGGGGCATGTTGCCGCGTTTCCGGTGGACGTTGTCGATACGATTGGCGCGGGAGACAGCCACGCGGGCGGCGTTCTTGCCGGGCTGGCGGCGGGATGGGCATTGCCGGACGCAGTCAGGCTGGGGAATGCGGTTGCGTCCTGGGTTGTCGGGCATCGCGGCGGCAACTGCGCGCCCTGGCGCGAAGAATTACTCCTCGCACACGAAAACGTATAG
- a CDS encoding GntR family transcriptional regulator, whose amino-acid sequence MEQAHTRLIEQLNERIAAADNMPLYLKFAETVKNAVRSGWLEHGNILPGERDLSQLTGVSRITVRKAMQTLEDEGVVTRSRGYGTQINNIFEYSLKEARGFSQQVVLRGKKPDTLWVNKRIVACPDEVAVELAVSPGSEVFLLKRIRYVDEDAVSIEESWVPAPLIADPDAIGISLYEYFRSQNIFPQRTRSRVSARMPDAEFQSHIKMDDRIPVLVIKQVALDQLQRPIEYSISHCRSDLYVFVCEE is encoded by the coding sequence ATGGAACAAGCGCATACCCGTCTTATTGAGCAACTGAATGAGCGCATCGCCGCTGCCGACAATATGCCGTTGTACCTGAAGTTTGCCGAAACGGTGAAGAATGCGGTTCGCAGCGGCTGGCTTGAACACGGCAATATCCTGCCTGGCGAGCGCGATCTCAGCCAGTTGACCGGAGTATCGCGCATTACCGTGCGCAAGGCGATGCAGACGCTGGAAGATGAAGGCGTGGTCACGCGTTCGCGCGGCTACGGTACGCAAATCAATAATATCTTTGAATATTCATTGAAAGAGGCGCGCGGCTTTTCGCAACAGGTGGTCTTGCGCGGCAAAAAACCGGACACGTTATGGGTCAACAAACGCATCGTCGCCTGTCCGGACGAGGTGGCGGTGGAGCTGGCGGTGTCGCCCGGCAGCGAAGTTTTTTTGCTCAAACGTATTCGTTACGTTGATGAAGACGCGGTGTCTATTGAGGAGTCCTGGGTGCCGGCGCCGCTGATTGCTGATCCTGACGCGATTGGCATTTCATTGTACGAGTACTTTCGCAGCCAGAATATTTTCCCGCAACGCACGCGCTCGCGGGTCAGCGCCCGCATGCCGGACGCTGAATTTCAGTCACATATCAAAATGGATGACCGGATCCCGGTGCTGGTGATCAAACAGGTAGCGCTGGATCAGCTGCAGCGGCCGATTGAATACAGCATCAGCCACTGCCGCAGCGATCTATACGTTTTCGTGTGCGAGGAGTAA
- the thiD gene encoding bifunctional hydroxymethylpyrimidine kinase/phosphomethylpyrimidine kinase: MKRINALTIAGTDPTGGAGIQADLKTFSALGAYGCAVITALVAQNTRGVQSVYRIEPDFVAAQLDSVFSDVRIDTTKIGMLAETDIVEAVAERLQRYRIQNVVLDTVMLAKSGDPLLSPSAVESLRKHLLPQVSLITPNLPEAAALLDAPHAQNEREMLEQGRALRALGCEAVLMKGGHLDDAESPDWLFTAAGEQRFTTPRVPTKNTHGTGCTLSAALAALRPRHNNWLETVPEAKAWLSAALAQADSLEVGHGIGPVHHFHAWW, from the coding sequence ATGAAACGCATTAACGCTCTGACGATTGCCGGAACGGACCCGACGGGGGGCGCAGGTATTCAGGCTGATCTGAAAACCTTCTCGGCGCTCGGCGCATACGGCTGTGCGGTGATCACCGCACTGGTGGCGCAAAATACCCGCGGTGTACAGTCGGTCTATCGCATCGAACCGGATTTCGTCGCCGCGCAACTCGATTCGGTGTTCAGCGATGTGCGCATTGATACCACCAAAATCGGCATGCTGGCGGAGACAGATATCGTCGAAGCGGTGGCGGAGCGACTGCAACGTTACCGTATTCAGAACGTAGTGCTCGATACTGTCATGCTGGCGAAGAGCGGCGATCCGCTGCTGTCGCCGTCGGCGGTAGAGAGCTTGCGTAAACATCTGCTACCGCAGGTGTCGCTGATCACGCCAAACCTGCCGGAAGCCGCAGCGCTACTGGACGCGCCGCATGCGCAGAATGAACGAGAAATGCTCGAACAAGGGCGAGCATTACGGGCGCTGGGCTGCGAGGCGGTACTGATGAAGGGCGGGCATCTGGATGATGCCGAAAGCCCGGACTGGCTGTTTACCGCCGCCGGTGAGCAGCGGTTTACCACCCCGCGTGTACCAACGAAAAATACGCACGGCACCGGCTGTACACTGTCGGCGGCGCTGGCGGCGTTACGTCCGCGTCATAACAACTGGCTGGAGACCGTGCCGGAAGCGAAAGCATGGCTGTCGGCAGCGCTGGCACAGGCGGATTCTCTGGAAGTGGGACATGGAATTGGACCGGTGCATCACTTTCATGCGTGGTGGTAG
- the thiM gene encoding hydroxyethylthiazole kinase, with protein MPSDLLSPALIAQSLQSFRTRSPLVHCMTNDVVQTFTANVLLALGASPAMVIDPDEAAEFAAVADALLINVGTLTADRAAAMQAAIGSSVKAGKPWTLDPVAVGALSLRTRFCQQSLNLHPTAIRGNASEIMALAGMSRGGRGVDTTDTAAAAVPAAQKLAQQSGAIVAVTGETDYVTDGERTLAVAGGSPLMTRVVGTGCALSAVVAAFCALPGDRLVNVATACGVMKQAGEIAAQNGNGPGAFEPAFLDALYTLSGEVQV; from the coding sequence ATGCCATCTGACCTGCTTAGTCCGGCGCTTATCGCGCAATCCTTACAATCGTTCCGTACCCGTTCTCCGCTCGTGCACTGCATGACCAATGACGTCGTTCAGACCTTTACCGCTAACGTTCTGCTGGCGCTCGGCGCGTCACCGGCGATGGTGATTGATCCTGACGAAGCCGCTGAGTTTGCGGCTGTCGCTGATGCGTTGCTGATAAACGTCGGCACTCTTACAGCAGACCGCGCTGCGGCGATGCAGGCGGCGATCGGCAGCTCCGTTAAGGCGGGAAAACCCTGGACGCTGGATCCGGTCGCCGTCGGCGCGTTGTCGCTGCGTACCCGCTTTTGCCAGCAAAGTTTAAATTTGCACCCTACCGCCATTCGCGGCAACGCCTCTGAAATTATGGCGCTCGCCGGAATGAGCCGGGGAGGGCGTGGCGTCGATACCACAGACACCGCCGCCGCCGCTGTCCCGGCAGCGCAGAAACTGGCGCAGCAAAGTGGTGCGATTGTTGCTGTAACCGGGGAAACGGATTATGTCACTGACGGCGAGCGAACCCTCGCTGTTGCAGGTGGTTCTCCACTGATGACTCGCGTGGTCGGCACCGGCTGCGCGCTGTCGGCGGTGGTTGCTGCATTCTGCGCCCTGCCAGGTGATCGGCTGGTTAATGTCGCCACCGCCTGTGGCGTGATGAAACAGGCGGGCGAGATTGCTGCGCAAAACGGCAACGGGCCGGGAGCGTTTGAACCCGCCTTTCTTGATGCGCTGTATACGCTAAGCGGGGAGGTGCAAGTATGA
- a CDS encoding RcnB family protein, translating to MGKCRLLFLSALLAVAGATWAAPATVSTSGIQKYELDGFIADFTHFKIGDTVPELYRTDEYKIKQWQLRNLPAPDAGTYWTYMGENYVLVSEADGKILKAYDGDIFYHR from the coding sequence ATGGGTAAGTGTAGATTGCTGTTTCTCAGCGCACTGCTGGCAGTGGCGGGTGCAACCTGGGCCGCACCGGCAACGGTGTCGACGTCAGGCATTCAAAAATATGAACTCGATGGATTTATCGCCGATTTTACCCACTTCAAAATCGGGGACACAGTGCCGGAGCTGTATCGCACTGATGAATACAAGATTAAACAGTGGCAGTTGCGGAATCTGCCAGCACCCGATGCCGGAACGTACTGGACTTACATGGGTGAGAACTACGTGCTGGTTTCGGAGGCTGACGGCAAAATCCTGAAAGCCTACGACGGTGATATTTTCTACCACCGCTGA
- the apbC gene encoding iron-sulfur cluster carrier protein ApbC — protein sequence MSSQSQATSPERLRAMVAGTLANFQHPTLKHNLTTLKALHHVALLDDVVHIEIQMPFVWQSAFEALKDECSAELLRITGAKAIDWKLSHSIATMKRVKNQPGVNGVKNIIAISSGKGGVGKSSTAVNLALALAAEGAKVGILDADIYGPSVPMMLGAEDQRPTSPDGTHMAPIMKFGLATNSIGYLVTDDNAMVWRGPMASKALLQMLQETLWPDLDYLVLDMPPGTGDIQLTLAQNIPVTGAVVVTTPQDVALIDAKKGIVMFEKVDLPVLGIVENMSMHICSNCGHHEPIFGTGGAEKLAQQYHTELLGQMPLHISLREDLDRGTPTVVSRPESEFTASYRQLAGRVASQLYWMGEVIPSEIAFRAV from the coding sequence ATGAGTTCACAATCCCAGGCCACTTCCCCGGAGCGCCTGCGTGCGATGGTCGCCGGGACGCTGGCCAATTTTCAGCACCCAACCCTGAAGCACAACCTGACGACGCTGAAGGCGTTGCATCATGTCGCCCTGCTGGACGACGTTGTGCATATCGAAATTCAGATGCCGTTTGTCTGGCAGAGCGCGTTTGAAGCGCTGAAAGACGAATGCAGCGCTGAGCTGCTGCGCATCACTGGTGCGAAAGCGATCGACTGGAAGCTGTCACACAGCATTGCCACGATGAAACGCGTGAAGAATCAGCCGGGCGTCAACGGCGTGAAAAATATTATTGCCATCAGCTCCGGTAAAGGCGGCGTGGGGAAATCCTCCACGGCGGTCAACCTGGCGCTGGCGCTGGCGGCGGAAGGGGCGAAAGTTGGTATTCTCGATGCTGACATTTATGGCCCGTCGGTGCCGATGATGTTAGGCGCGGAAGATCAGCGCCCGACGTCGCCGGATGGCACCCATATGGCGCCAATCATGAAATTTGGTCTGGCGACGAACTCAATCGGTTATCTGGTCACTGATGATAACGCGATGGTGTGGCGCGGCCCGATGGCCAGCAAAGCGCTGTTGCAAATGTTGCAGGAGACCCTGTGGCCGGATCTCGACTATCTGGTGCTGGACATGCCGCCAGGCACCGGCGATATCCAGCTGACGCTGGCGCAGAATATCCCGGTTACCGGTGCCGTGGTGGTGACGACGCCGCAGGACGTGGCGCTGATCGACGCCAAAAAAGGCATTGTGATGTTCGAGAAAGTCGATCTGCCGGTACTGGGGATCGTCGAAAACATGAGTATGCATATCTGCAGCAACTGCGGTCATCATGAGCCGATTTTCGGCACTGGTGGGGCAGAGAAGCTGGCGCAGCAGTATCACACTGAGCTACTCGGTCAGATGCCGCTGCATATCAGCCTGCGTGAAGATCTCGATCGAGGTACGCCGACCGTGGTCAGCCGCCCGGAGAGTGAATTTACCGCATCCTATCGTCAGCTGGCTGGTCGCGTGGCCTCGCAGCTGTACTGGATGGGCGAAGTGATCCCGAGCGAGATTGCGTTCCGCGCGGTGTAA